One window from the genome of Bacillus mesophilus encodes:
- the flgK gene encoding flagellar hook-associated protein FlgK yields the protein MRSTFHGLETARRGMVTQQSALYVTGHNISNANTPGYSRQVVNMQQTEAFPAASMNRPMMPGLLGTGVEAGSIARVREQFLDIQYRGESMKNGYYSSKSEALYKMEQIMNEPSDDGLANTMNRFWNSLQDLATNPEDDGARLVVAQRGQAVADTFNYLSTTLSTVKVDIKSELEVTTNSINTLLTQINSLNKQITEIEPHGYLPNDLYDQRDSLVDQLTTLVNVKVTSEKPANYGNALASAEGSYKIELMDRTNTTSYGTLVDGTNFTVKPVGVSYATEVVNGNPVEYVSGVTIQGGTPITKFDFFGKLNGLIESYGYKDGNGQVAGSYMRMLNDLDKLANAFATEFNRVHESGKQYDTNLNAPAFFMDVTSAKTIKVNQDIFTNPGLIAAAKQDNSAGDGSNALELAAIMSKQVSTFGDQASVVGIAGNLDAFYQGMIGAMAVEGQEAQRLKLNSEVLLTSVDNNRQSVSGVSIDEEMTNMIKFQHAYNASARNITVIDEMLERIINGLGTGGR from the coding sequence ATGCGATCTACGTTTCATGGATTAGAAACAGCAAGAAGGGGAATGGTTACTCAGCAGTCCGCTTTATATGTGACGGGTCATAATATTTCGAACGCAAATACTCCAGGATATTCAAGGCAAGTGGTGAATATGCAACAAACGGAGGCATTTCCTGCAGCATCAATGAACCGTCCAATGATGCCAGGGCTTTTAGGAACTGGTGTAGAAGCAGGCTCTATTGCTAGAGTACGTGAGCAATTTTTAGATATTCAATATCGTGGCGAAAGTATGAAAAACGGATATTACAGCTCAAAGAGTGAAGCTTTATATAAAATGGAACAAATTATGAATGAGCCTTCTGATGATGGATTAGCAAATACGATGAATCGTTTTTGGAATTCATTACAGGACTTAGCGACAAACCCAGAGGATGATGGAGCGCGTCTGGTAGTAGCACAACGTGGACAAGCGGTTGCTGATACATTTAACTATTTATCTACTACTCTATCAACAGTTAAGGTTGATATTAAGTCAGAATTAGAAGTAACTACTAATTCTATCAATACTCTATTAACCCAAATAAATAGTTTAAATAAGCAAATCACAGAAATTGAACCACACGGATATTTACCAAATGATCTGTACGATCAAAGAGATAGTCTAGTTGACCAGCTCACAACTCTTGTTAATGTAAAAGTTACAAGTGAAAAGCCAGCAAATTACGGTAATGCATTAGCTAGTGCTGAAGGAAGTTATAAAATTGAGCTTATGGATCGTACGAATACAACATCTTATGGAACATTAGTAGACGGGACTAATTTTACAGTTAAACCTGTTGGCGTGAGCTATGCTACTGAAGTAGTAAATGGTAACCCCGTAGAATATGTTAGTGGTGTTACGATACAGGGTGGAACACCTATTACAAAATTTGACTTCTTTGGTAAGTTGAATGGCCTGATTGAATCTTACGGATATAAGGATGGTAATGGTCAGGTTGCAGGTTCTTATATGAGAATGCTGAATGATCTAGATAAACTAGCAAATGCATTTGCCACAGAGTTTAATAGAGTTCATGAAAGTGGAAAACAGTACGATACGAACTTAAATGCACCAGCATTCTTTATGGATGTTACATCAGCTAAGACAATAAAGGTTAATCAGGATATTTTTACAAATCCTGGGTTGATTGCTGCTGCTAAACAAGACAATAGTGCTGGAGATGGCTCTAATGCATTAGAATTAGCAGCTATTATGAGTAAGCAGGTAAGTACGTTTGGAGATCAGGCATCTGTAGTAGGTATAGCCGGAAACCTTGATGCTTTTTATCAAGGTATGATTGGTGCGATGGCAGTTGAGGGACAGGAAGCACAAAGATTAAAGCTAAACTCGGAAGTACTTCTGACTTCAGTGGATAATAACCGTCAATCGGTAAGTGGTGTTTCAATTGATGAAGAAATGACGAATATGATTAAGTTTCAGCATGCATATAATGCATCTGCGAGAAATATTACCGTGATTGATGAAATGCTTGAACGTATTATTAATGGGCTTGGTACAGGCGGAAGGTAG
- a CDS encoding flagellar protein FlgN, whose protein sequence is MKSEKLIDTLNKLLALHQSLHKLGTQKTEVIKKGDIEALSSILKDENKHVMAINKLEEERKQQVMRLVSGHAIKGDEPTLTDVIEGLSSEEADKLVSLRDQLYTQLEELKSINTLNQELVYSSLQFVNYSLDLLMPRTQNMNYNKPTNKGQAEPVKRSVFDSKA, encoded by the coding sequence ATGAAATCTGAAAAACTTATAGATACGTTAAATAAGCTATTAGCATTACATCAGAGCTTGCACAAGCTTGGCACACAGAAAACGGAAGTCATTAAGAAGGGTGACATTGAAGCTCTTTCCTCAATACTTAAGGATGAGAACAAACATGTAATGGCGATTAATAAGCTTGAAGAAGAGCGGAAGCAACAGGTAATGCGCTTAGTAAGTGGTCATGCTATAAAAGGTGATGAACCAACACTAACGGATGTTATTGAAGGTCTTTCTAGTGAAGAAGCAGACAAATTAGTTTCTCTTCGCGATCAGCTCTACACTCAACTTGAAGAGTTAAAGTCAATAAATACGTTAAATCAGGAATTAGTCTATTCCTCCCTACAATTTGTTAATTATTCATTAGATCTTCTAATGCCAAGAACACAGAATATGAACTACAATAAACCAACTAATAAAGGTCAAGCAGAACCTGTTAAGCGTTCAGTGTTTGACTCGAAAGCATAG
- the flgM gene encoding flagellar biosynthesis anti-sigma factor FlgM — protein sequence MMKINNINSLNVNPYKKNLNKVQGAEKSATRADKVEISSAAKEMQVTSKVAAERLDKIQALKQQVEAGSYQVDAESVAKSVIQYFSKN from the coding sequence ATGATGAAAATAAATAACATAAATTCACTAAATGTGAACCCATATAAGAAGAATTTAAATAAAGTGCAAGGTGCCGAAAAATCAGCGACTAGAGCAGATAAGGTTGAAATATCTTCAGCTGCAAAAGAAATGCAAGTTACCTCTAAAGTGGCTGCTGAGAGATTAGATAAAATCCAGGCATTAAAACAACAGGTTGAAGCAGGATCTTACCAGGTTGATGCTGAATCTGTAGCTAAAAGCGTTATTCAATATTTTTCGAAAAACTAA
- a CDS encoding TIGR03826 family flagellar region protein, whose protein sequence is MGELANCPLCDKLFVATPMHDVCPACYKEEQKLFETVYEYIRKKENRMATLVEVSEATEVEETLVIKWIRTGKLKLAQFPNLGYPCEKCKTIIRQGRVCENCAKGIHADLKQLQNEEERVKREKTATFLRK, encoded by the coding sequence ATGGGAGAACTAGCGAATTGCCCACTTTGTGACAAGCTATTTGTGGCTACACCTATGCATGATGTATGTCCGGCTTGCTATAAGGAAGAACAAAAACTATTTGAAACCGTTTATGAATATATCCGCAAAAAGGAAAACAGAATGGCAACACTAGTAGAAGTTTCAGAAGCAACGGAAGTAGAAGAAACGTTAGTGATCAAATGGATCCGAACAGGGAAGTTGAAGCTCGCTCAGTTTCCGAATCTTGGGTACCCTTGTGAAAAATGTAAAACAATCATTAGACAAGGTCGAGTGTGTGAAAATTGTGCAAAAGGAATACATGCGGATTTAAAACAGCTTCAGAATGAAGAAGAAAGAGTAAAAAGGGAAAAAACAGCTACGTTTTTAAGGAAATAA
- a CDS encoding ComF family protein, giving the protein MKNRSIYQYNEGMKMILNQFKFRGDYELYKAFEAEMRKVFIRDFTKIDLISFIPLSDERLYERGFNQAEVLAQLITSNAVPLLVKKEESKQSKKNRQERISTENPFILLPHIHLQDNHILLIDDIYTTGTTIRHAAQLLLQEGAKQVSSLTLIRS; this is encoded by the coding sequence GTGAAGAACCGCTCCATTTATCAATATAATGAAGGAATGAAGATGATTTTAAATCAGTTTAAATTTCGTGGAGATTATGAGTTATATAAAGCTTTTGAAGCGGAGATGAGAAAAGTATTTATAAGAGACTTTACCAAGATTGATCTAATAAGCTTTATTCCGCTAAGTGATGAGCGACTTTATGAAAGAGGTTTTAATCAAGCGGAAGTCTTAGCGCAGCTAATAACGAGTAATGCTGTACCACTCTTGGTAAAAAAGGAAGAATCCAAACAAAGTAAAAAAAATCGTCAGGAACGTATTTCTACTGAGAATCCCTTTATATTACTCCCCCACATACATCTACAAGATAACCATATCCTTCTAATAGACGATATCTACACTACAGGTACCACGATACGTCATGCAGCCCAGCTTCTACTTCAAGAAGGAGCTAAACAAGTTTCTTCCTTAACCCTCATACGAAGCTAA
- a CDS encoding DEAD/DEAH box helicase: MLFSQDDKMLKPSEHGSRISDLYLEAITLDPTFNFSVDLQQTLQGRRLLIDEIPFPLEVLQEHYEHGYIQYHYGVKRIKGLYECVRCGNQEDALFARFGCARCKKTCTYCRKCIAMGRVSECTPLVSWGGSVETFQYETPLVWDGVVSKGQANASSELVSVITKDSELLIWAVCGAGKTEVLFEGISLALSLGKYVCLATPRTDVVIELAPRIKSVFPDVIVHSLYGGSSDPRCLAPITIATTHQLLRYYKAFDVIIIDEVDAFPYSFDAMLQRAVQQAKKETSSTIYLTATPDSKWKKKVYQNQIESVTIPARFHGHPLPVPEYRWCGNWRKYILKRKIPSVIMVWLQEKLESKRQAFLFVPSIEVLEDLLPLVREISEAIEGVHSKDPLRKEKVASFRAGVIPILLTTTILERGVTIPKTDVGVLGADDGVFTESTLVQIAGRVGRSTADPTGEILYFHFGKTGAMVSAKKQIMSMNKQAVEKGLLK, encoded by the coding sequence ATGCTGTTTTCGCAAGATGATAAAATGTTAAAACCCTCGGAACATGGCTCTCGTATTAGTGACTTATATTTAGAGGCTATCACGCTAGACCCCACTTTTAATTTCTCCGTCGATCTTCAACAAACCCTTCAAGGAAGACGTCTACTCATTGATGAAATTCCCTTTCCGTTAGAAGTTTTACAAGAGCATTATGAGCATGGTTATATTCAGTATCATTATGGTGTTAAAAGAATAAAAGGATTATATGAGTGTGTTAGGTGTGGTAATCAGGAAGATGCTTTGTTTGCAAGGTTTGGTTGTGCTAGGTGTAAGAAAACTTGTACGTATTGTCGTAAGTGTATTGCGATGGGACGAGTGAGTGAATGTACACCTTTAGTTAGTTGGGGTGGATCAGTGGAGACCTTTCAATATGAAACCCCTTTAGTATGGGACGGTGTGGTATCTAAAGGACAAGCCAACGCATCCAGTGAGCTTGTGAGTGTAATCACGAAGGATTCTGAATTGCTGATCTGGGCTGTGTGTGGTGCTGGAAAGACGGAGGTTCTTTTTGAAGGAATTTCTCTGGCATTATCTCTTGGTAAATATGTTTGTCTTGCCACGCCGAGGACTGATGTGGTAATTGAGTTAGCTCCGAGGATAAAAAGTGTATTTCCAGACGTTATCGTACATTCTCTTTATGGTGGAAGTTCTGACCCTCGCTGTCTTGCACCTATTACAATTGCAACTACTCATCAATTACTTCGTTATTACAAAGCATTTGACGTCATTATTATTGATGAGGTAGATGCTTTCCCCTATTCATTTGACGCTATGTTACAGCGAGCAGTTCAACAAGCTAAAAAGGAAACATCCTCAACGATTTATTTAACAGCAACTCCCGATTCAAAATGGAAGAAGAAAGTTTATCAAAACCAAATCGAATCCGTGACCATTCCGGCTCGCTTTCACGGTCATCCTTTACCTGTACCTGAGTATCGTTGGTGTGGGAACTGGAGGAAGTACATATTAAAAAGGAAGATTCCATCTGTTATTATGGTGTGGCTTCAGGAAAAGCTGGAATCGAAACGCCAGGCATTTTTGTTTGTGCCATCGATTGAGGTGTTGGAAGATTTATTGCCCTTGGTGAGAGAAATCTCCGAAGCGATTGAAGGCGTTCATTCTAAAGACCCACTACGAAAAGAAAAAGTGGCTAGTTTTCGTGCTGGTGTTATACCAATTCTTCTAACCACGACTATTTTAGAACGGGGAGTTACGATACCGAAAACAGATGTAGGTGTTTTAGGTGCTGATGACGGGGTATTTACTGAGAGTACCTTGGTTCAGATAGCTGGAAGAGTCGGGAGGAGCACGGCAGATCCAACGGGTGAGATTTTATATTTTCACTTTGGCAAGACAGGAGCGATGGTTTCCGCTAAAAAACAGATTATGAGCATGAATAAACAGGCAGTAGAGAAAGGGTTATTAAAATGA
- a CDS encoding DegV family protein, with protein sequence MKTAVVTDSTSYIPKELREKWNIHMLPLNVVFGNESYQEEAEITTEDFYEKVSHGGELPKTSQPAIGLCVNLYSELSHEYDAVISIHLSSGISGTYQGAVAAGNMVDAIKVYPYDSEISAMPQGFYVLEAAKLAQAGKGPEEIIARLDEMKKSLKAYFMVDDLSHLQRGGRLSSAQAFVGSLLQVKPVLHFVDKKIVPFEKIRTRKKAIKRMFELFNDDAKDGQPIVATIIHANRLEEATELKAELEANYPNVEIIISHFGPVIGTHLGEGAIGLGWYIK encoded by the coding sequence ATGAAAACAGCCGTAGTGACGGATAGTACTTCATACATACCCAAAGAATTACGAGAAAAATGGAATATACATATGCTACCTCTTAATGTTGTATTCGGCAATGAATCCTATCAAGAGGAAGCCGAGATTACAACAGAAGATTTTTATGAAAAGGTAAGTCATGGTGGTGAGCTACCGAAAACATCTCAGCCGGCAATCGGACTTTGTGTAAATTTATATAGCGAGCTGTCTCATGAGTATGACGCAGTTATTAGTATTCATTTATCTAGTGGAATCAGTGGTACCTATCAAGGGGCTGTTGCTGCAGGTAATATGGTTGACGCCATAAAGGTATATCCATATGATTCAGAGATCAGTGCTATGCCACAAGGTTTTTATGTGCTTGAGGCAGCAAAGCTTGCTCAAGCAGGAAAGGGCCCTGAAGAGATCATTGCCAGACTGGATGAAATGAAGAAATCACTTAAAGCCTATTTTATGGTCGATGATTTATCTCACTTACAAAGAGGCGGTCGCTTAAGTAGTGCTCAAGCTTTTGTTGGGAGCTTGTTACAAGTGAAGCCAGTGCTTCATTTTGTTGACAAAAAGATTGTTCCTTTTGAAAAGATTCGAACTCGTAAAAAGGCGATCAAGCGGATGTTTGAATTGTTCAATGATGATGCAAAAGATGGACAGCCTATCGTTGCAACAATCATTCATGCTAACCGCTTAGAGGAAGCAACGGAGCTTAAGGCAGAGTTAGAAGCAAATTATCCAAATGTTGAAATTATTATTAGCCATTTTGGACCGGTTATTGGTACTCATCTTGGTGAGGGTGCAATTGGTTTAGGATGGTATATAAAATAG
- a CDS encoding response regulator — MKKTNIIIIDDHQLFREGVKRILDFEANFEVIAEGDDGSQALGLVEQHQPDVVIMDINMPTLNGVEATGQLVARFPETKVIILSIHDDENYVSHALKTGAQGYLLKEMDAEQLVEAVKVVADGGSYLHPKVTHNLVKEYRRLASSNQGTLKKEVEVRRPLHLLTRRECEVLQLLADGKSNRSIGEILFISEKTVKNHVSNILTKMNVNDRTQAVVVSIKNGWVEVK; from the coding sequence TTGAAGAAGACAAATATCATAATTATTGATGATCACCAGTTATTCCGTGAAGGAGTTAAGCGGATTTTAGATTTTGAAGCAAATTTTGAAGTAATAGCAGAGGGTGATGATGGCTCTCAGGCGCTTGGTCTTGTAGAGCAACATCAACCAGATGTAGTGATTATGGATATAAATATGCCAACATTAAATGGTGTGGAGGCTACAGGTCAGTTAGTAGCGAGGTTCCCCGAGACAAAAGTGATTATCTTATCTATTCATGACGATGAAAACTATGTTTCACATGCATTGAAAACAGGTGCACAAGGATACTTGTTAAAGGAAATGGATGCTGAACAGCTTGTTGAGGCTGTAAAGGTTGTAGCTGATGGAGGTTCTTACTTACATCCTAAGGTTACGCATAATCTTGTCAAGGAATACCGACGCTTGGCTTCTAGTAATCAAGGAACATTAAAAAAAGAAGTAGAAGTAAGACGTCCACTTCATTTATTAACTAGACGTGAATGTGAAGTGTTGCAATTACTTGCAGATGGTAAAAGTAACCGTAGTATTGGTGAAATACTTTTCATCAGTGAAAAGACAGTTAAGAATCATGTGAGTAATATTCTTACTAAAATGAATGTGAATGATCGTACTCAAGCTGTTGTCGTATCGATTAAAAATGGTTGGGTTGAGGTAAAATAG
- a CDS encoding sensor histidine kinase: MPAKKKTKLDSKMLDEILVKMVDTVEVSKDEIFRIGEQSRQEFDSLAEELKDLKERVLSIIEEGDKLEVHTKFARKRLSEVSQHFKSYTEGEIREAYEKAHTLQMELTVIRQKEKQLRDRRDEIERRLIGLTETIERADSLVGQISVVLNYLDSDLRAFGDMVEDAKQKQDYGLKIIEAQEDERKRLSREIHDGPAQMLANVMMRSDLIEKIYRERSGEEAILEIRNLRKMVRNALYEVRRIIYDLRPMALDDLGLIPTLKKYLDTIEDYNNHATIRFIHLGSEQRLPAKLEVALFRLIQESVQNACKHSAASEIHVKLEIQREQITVVVKDNGKGFNIEEKKEKSFGLIGMRERIEILEGQISIDSKLDAGTTILMKIPLNA; the protein is encoded by the coding sequence ATGCCTGCTAAAAAGAAGACCAAACTTGATAGTAAGATGTTAGATGAGATCCTAGTCAAAATGGTAGATACCGTTGAGGTTAGTAAGGATGAAATTTTTCGAATTGGTGAACAGTCCCGTCAGGAATTTGATTCATTAGCTGAGGAATTAAAGGATTTAAAGGAGCGAGTCTTATCGATTATTGAAGAGGGGGACAAGCTTGAGGTTCATACTAAATTTGCTAGAAAACGACTCTCTGAAGTTAGTCAGCATTTTAAGAGCTATACAGAGGGAGAAATACGTGAAGCTTATGAAAAGGCACATACCCTACAAATGGAGCTTACTGTCATTCGCCAAAAGGAAAAACAGCTTCGTGACCGTCGTGATGAAATTGAACGTAGACTAATCGGTTTGACTGAAACAATTGAGCGTGCTGATTCTTTGGTTGGTCAAATTTCGGTCGTGCTAAATTACCTGGATAGTGATTTAAGAGCTTTTGGAGATATGGTTGAGGATGCTAAGCAAAAACAGGATTACGGTTTGAAGATTATTGAGGCACAAGAAGATGAGCGTAAGCGGTTATCTCGTGAAATTCATGATGGACCTGCTCAAATGCTAGCTAATGTTATGATGAGATCAGATTTAATTGAAAAAATATATCGTGAGCGTAGTGGCGAGGAAGCAATTCTTGAAATTCGTAATTTACGAAAGATGGTAAGGAATGCCTTATATGAGGTTAGAAGAATCATTTATGACCTACGCCCGATGGCATTGGATGATCTTGGTCTGATTCCTACCCTCAAAAAATACTTAGATACTATCGAAGACTATAATAATCATGCTACTATACGTTTTATCCATCTTGGTAGTGAACAAAGGTTACCAGCGAAGCTTGAGGTAGCGTTGTTTCGATTAATACAAGAATCTGTTCAAAACGCGTGTAAGCATTCGGCAGCTTCTGAGATCCATGTTAAACTAGAAATCCAACGTGAACAGATTACGGTTGTTGTGAAAGATAATGGAAAAGGATTTAATATAGAAGAGAAAAAAGAGAAGTCCTTTGGTTTAATTGGAATGAGAGAAAGAATTGAGATTTTAGAAGGACAGATTTCAATTGACTCTAAACTCGATGCTGGGACAACCATCTTAATGAAGATTCCGTTAAATGCTTAG
- a CDS encoding YigZ family protein: MLLSYKTVQGYGHNEIHIQKSRFICYVNRATTEEEAQGFIQEIKKQHRDANHNCSAYLIGENNQIQKANDDGEPSGTAGVPMLEVLKKKDLKDTVVVVTRYFGGIKLGAGGLIRAYGSATSEGINFVGIVERKLMRVMSVKVDYTWVGKIENELRSSEYQLKDTHYTDIVEFEIYVEESQTDSFSKWMVEMTNGQGVILNGVLEYLEKKTI, from the coding sequence ATGCTGTTAAGCTATAAAACGGTACAAGGCTATGGCCATAATGAAATTCATATACAAAAGTCAAGGTTTATTTGTTATGTTAATCGAGCAACCACGGAGGAAGAAGCACAAGGTTTTATCCAAGAAATTAAAAAACAGCATCGTGATGCTAACCATAATTGTTCAGCTTACTTAATTGGTGAAAATAACCAAATTCAAAAAGCTAATGATGATGGAGAACCAAGTGGTACAGCTGGCGTTCCAATGCTAGAAGTACTTAAAAAAAAGGATTTAAAAGACACAGTCGTAGTGGTAACTAGATACTTCGGTGGAATAAAGCTAGGTGCAGGTGGACTGATCCGTGCGTATGGTTCGGCAACATCTGAAGGAATAAATTTTGTCGGAATAGTTGAACGTAAGCTTATGAGGGTTATGAGTGTAAAGGTCGATTATACTTGGGTTGGAAAGATTGAAAATGAACTAAGATCTTCTGAATATCAATTAAAAGATACACATTATACAGATATTGTCGAATTTGAAATTTATGTAGAAGAAAGTCAAACTGATTCATTCTCCAAGTGGATGGTAGAAATGACGAATGGACAGGGCGTTATTTTAAATGGTGTATTGGAGTACTTAGAGAAGAAAACTATATAA
- a CDS encoding LCP family protein produces MNKNDSRDILRKNKKKSKLKRILLFSTVVLCLVSIYVGSLFFQTYNAASNSYVEIKDREDKSKLRIKPVEISNDPVSVLILGVEDYSGEYDRGRSDTLIVATFNPTDQTLKMLSIPRDTRVEIPDYKMDKINHAYSLGDKELTIDTVEEFLEIPIDYYVTVNFQGFINIVDELGGVTVDVPFDFDDINGKRETFYFEEGEMTLSGEAALVYARMRKKDPRGDFGRNDRQKQIVSAVIDKLSTTTALTKIDDIVLEIGNNVETNVKLGEAITFRQKYKDFNSSKIETLNIEGYDFYQDNIYYFDPDDEKLETLKHELQKHLEQNPATQPTTETNKTLSSNDS; encoded by the coding sequence ATGAATAAAAATGACTCAAGAGATATATTGAGGAAAAATAAAAAGAAAAGCAAGCTTAAAAGAATTCTGCTTTTTTCAACTGTGGTCCTTTGTTTAGTAAGTATATATGTAGGTAGTTTGTTTTTTCAAACTTATAATGCCGCAAGTAACTCTTATGTAGAAATCAAAGACCGTGAAGATAAATCGAAGTTACGTATAAAGCCAGTTGAGATTTCTAACGATCCTGTTTCAGTATTAATTCTTGGAGTAGAGGATTATTCTGGAGAATATGATAGAGGCCGTTCTGATACGTTAATTGTCGCTACTTTTAATCCAACAGACCAAACACTAAAAATGCTTAGTATTCCGCGAGACACAAGGGTCGAAATTCCCGATTACAAAATGGACAAAATAAACCATGCTTATTCGTTAGGTGATAAGGAACTAACTATTGATACAGTAGAAGAATTCCTAGAAATCCCCATTGATTATTATGTAACTGTTAATTTTCAAGGCTTTATCAATATTGTTGATGAGCTTGGTGGAGTAACAGTAGATGTTCCGTTTGACTTTGATGATATTAATGGAAAAAGAGAAACGTTCTATTTTGAAGAGGGTGAAATGACGTTATCTGGAGAAGCTGCTTTAGTCTATGCAAGAATGAGGAAGAAAGATCCACGAGGTGATTTCGGACGAAATGATCGACAAAAACAAATCGTTTCAGCAGTAATCGACAAACTTTCAACGACAACTGCTCTTACAAAGATTGATGATATTGTCTTAGAGATTGGAAATAATGTAGAAACAAACGTCAAGCTTGGAGAAGCTATTACCTTCAGACAAAAATACAAAGATTTTAATTCTTCAAAGATTGAAACCCTTAATATCGAGGGGTATGACTTTTATCAAGATAATATTTATTACTTCGACCCTGATGATGAAAAGCTAGAAACCCTTAAACACGAACTACAGAAACATCTAGAACAGAATCCAGCTACTCAACCTACTACAGAAACAAATAAAACCTTATCAAGTAATGATAGTTAG
- a CDS encoding LCP family protein, whose product MTNNRADKLFDKKKRRKKKVIYTILITFSIAAICLGYFLYSSYNAASNSFKDLERGDKSKKREEAVVVHKDPISILLMGLEDYSSGGKNGRTDSLVIITFNPVDKSMKMVSIPRDTYVELPGRGKDKINHAHVFGGSDLTIETVENFLDIPIDYYAKVNFEGFKEIVDEVGGISVDVPFDFWEYSDEEAYKKLYFTKGVQSLNGEEALAYVRMRSQDKQGDFGRIERQKQAVKALVSKVNNPTILFKATDIAEHVGSNVETNLKPGELVNFAGMYKNIDLNDSENLTLEGENSRINRIYYYVPKEDSLTVIQDKLKEHLNINNTN is encoded by the coding sequence ATGACTAATAATAGAGCAGATAAACTATTTGACAAAAAAAAGAGACGTAAGAAGAAAGTAATTTATACCATATTAATTACGTTCTCAATAGCAGCCATTTGTTTAGGATATTTCTTGTATAGCAGCTATAATGCTGCAAGTAACTCATTTAAAGACTTAGAAAGAGGCGATAAGTCTAAAAAGAGAGAGGAAGCAGTAGTTGTTCATAAAGATCCGATTTCCATCTTATTAATGGGATTAGAAGATTACAGTAGTGGTGGTAAAAATGGACGTACTGATTCTTTGGTTATTATTACATTTAATCCTGTTGATAAAAGTATGAAAATGGTTAGTATCCCAAGAGACACATATGTTGAACTACCAGGGCGTGGAAAGGATAAAATTAACCATGCACATGTTTTCGGTGGATCAGATCTTACTATAGAGACAGTAGAAAACTTTCTTGATATACCTATAGACTATTATGCAAAAGTAAACTTCGAAGGATTTAAAGAAATTGTAGATGAAGTAGGCGGTATTTCAGTAGATGTTCCATTTGATTTTTGGGAATATAGTGATGAAGAAGCCTATAAAAAGCTGTACTTTACTAAGGGCGTTCAAAGCTTGAATGGGGAAGAAGCCCTTGCTTATGTAAGAATGAGATCACAGGATAAACAGGGAGATTTCGGAAGAATAGAGCGCCAGAAGCAAGCTGTAAAAGCACTGGTAAGTAAGGTTAATAACCCAACTATTTTATTTAAGGCTACTGATATTGCAGAGCATGTTGGTTCTAATGTTGAAACTAACTTAAAGCCAGGAGAGTTAGTGAATTTTGCTGGTATGTATAAGAATATAGATTTAAACGACAGTGAGAATCTAACACTTGAAGGGGAGAATTCAAGAATAAATAGGATTTATTATTACGTTCCTAAAGAAGATAGTTTGACTGTTATTCAGGATAAACTAAAAGAACATTTAAATATAAATAATACTAATTAG